The Nitrospirales bacterium genome includes a window with the following:
- the rfbB gene encoding dTDP-glucose 4,6-dehydratase — protein sequence MQTIFVTGGAGFIGSNFVTWLLARPNLKIVIIDKLTYAGHMLNLQDVLGLPSVSFIQADIADRSTLDRLFTEHSPDVVLNFAAESHVDRSIDNPAPFIETNTVGTFVLLEAARHFWMTLTTEKKARFRFLHVSTDEVYGTLGAEGLFSEETPYAPNSPYAASKAAADHFVRAYFHTYGFPTITTNCSNNYGPYQFPEKLIPLMILNALEGKALPIYGDGRHVRDWLFVEDHCEGLWMVACQGKPGEKYNLGGNNELSNLELVNLLIDVLEEFEPAHENQPLHRQGIAAYKDLKVFVDDRPGHDRRYAIDASKVKAELGWAPKFTLLTGLRKTVQWYLSHRNWCEAVLAENYGRERLGLKN from the coding sequence ATGCAAACGATATTCGTAACGGGTGGGGCAGGGTTTATTGGGTCAAATTTTGTAACGTGGTTGTTGGCTCGTCCCAACTTGAAAATTGTCATCATCGACAAGTTGACCTATGCAGGGCATATGTTAAACCTTCAAGATGTACTCGGGTTACCGTCTGTCTCGTTCATTCAGGCCGATATCGCTGATCGTTCAACCCTTGATCGGTTGTTCACAGAGCACAGTCCGGATGTGGTCCTCAACTTTGCCGCCGAGTCTCATGTCGACCGATCGATCGATAACCCTGCGCCATTTATTGAAACCAACACGGTCGGCACGTTTGTCTTGTTAGAGGCGGCTCGGCACTTTTGGATGACATTGACGACAGAAAAGAAGGCGCGATTCAGGTTTCTTCACGTGTCAACGGACGAAGTTTATGGGACATTGGGGGCAGAAGGCCTATTTTCCGAAGAAACCCCCTATGCTCCGAATTCACCGTACGCTGCGTCGAAAGCCGCGGCGGATCATTTTGTGCGCGCCTACTTTCACACGTATGGATTTCCGACGATCACGACCAATTGTTCAAACAATTATGGGCCCTATCAATTTCCGGAAAAATTGATTCCGCTCATGATCCTCAATGCCCTTGAGGGAAAGGCCCTTCCCATCTACGGGGATGGGAGACATGTGCGGGACTGGCTGTTCGTGGAAGATCATTGTGAGGGCCTATGGATGGTAGCGTGTCAGGGAAAGCCTGGAGAGAAATATAACTTAGGAGGCAATAATGAGTTGAGCAATCTCGAGCTTGTGAACCTGTTGATCGACGTTCTGGAGGAATTCGAGCCGGCACATGAAAACCAGCCTTTACACAGGCAGGGTATTGCCGCCTATAAGGATTTGAAAGTCTTTGTGGACGACCGGCCTGGGCATGATCGACGCTATGCGATCGATGCGAGCAAAGTGAAGGCGGAATTAGGATGGGCTCCAAAGTTTACGCTTCTGACAGGTTTAAGGAAAACCGTTCAGTGGTATCTCAGTCATCGAAATTGGTGTGAAGCCGTTCTGGCCGAAAACTATGGGCGGGAACGATTGGGTTTGAAGAACTGA
- the glmS gene encoding glutamine--fructose-6-phosphate transaminase (isomerizing) produces MCGIIGYIGNELATPILIEGLKRLEYRGYDSAGIALLHGGEFAIKRSVGKLVNLERSLEEEPLDGMTGIGHTRWATHGRPSEQNAHPHRSGNVVLVHNGIIENFLTLKHRLESEGYRFASETDTEVIAHLLESYMKLGYSLKDAMRASESDLHGNYAVAALCVSEPNVIVTTRSGCPLVIGKNGKGSFLASDVTPLLPHTREVMFLEDGDIGLLTPSDISVIGRDSARVNRKSVTVDWDADAAEKGGYPDFMLKEIHEQPQVIMDTLRGRFNYEKGEADLPDLAMTAQELIDARRIWIVACGTSWHSGLVGKYLFEEMIRKPVQVDIGSEFRYREPMIQKDDLFIAISQSGETADTLAAAREARRHGARILSIVNVVGSTLARESDGIIYTRCGPEISVASTKAFTGQVLALYLLALHVGRVREVLSAEEGRWWLDQYTALPGRVETTLKQESEIKRIAERYFRKSNFLYLGRGINYPIALEGALKLKEISYIHAEGYAAGEMKHGPIALVDEDMPVVVLAPRDRLYEKTVNNLMEVRARSAPVIAFGFDGDTELHRVAEVVVPIPNVHPLLTPILFGVSLQLLAYHIAVLRGLDVDRPRNLAKSVTVE; encoded by the coding sequence ATGTGTGGAATCATCGGTTACATCGGTAACGAGCTAGCGACTCCGATCTTGATTGAAGGATTGAAGCGTTTAGAGTATCGAGGGTATGACTCTGCCGGCATTGCCTTACTGCATGGGGGCGAATTCGCGATAAAGCGAAGCGTCGGTAAGTTAGTGAATCTCGAGCGAAGCCTCGAGGAGGAACCGCTCGACGGCATGACCGGGATTGGACACACGCGATGGGCAACTCACGGACGGCCTTCGGAGCAAAATGCTCATCCCCATCGATCGGGAAATGTCGTCCTTGTGCACAATGGCATCATTGAAAATTTTTTAACCCTTAAGCATCGTTTGGAGTCAGAAGGGTACCGGTTCGCGTCAGAGACCGATACCGAAGTGATCGCTCATTTACTGGAATCCTACATGAAACTCGGCTACTCGTTGAAGGACGCGATGCGAGCGTCTGAGTCGGATTTGCATGGAAATTACGCCGTGGCCGCTTTATGCGTTTCAGAGCCAAATGTGATCGTCACGACTCGATCGGGATGTCCACTCGTCATCGGAAAGAATGGGAAGGGATCGTTCCTGGCTTCAGACGTGACTCCTCTGTTACCCCATACGCGAGAAGTGATGTTTCTCGAAGATGGCGATATTGGGCTTTTAACGCCTTCAGACATTTCTGTCATTGGAAGGGATTCTGCCCGGGTCAATCGTAAGAGCGTCACAGTTGATTGGGATGCCGACGCGGCCGAGAAAGGCGGGTATCCTGATTTTATGCTGAAAGAAATTCACGAGCAACCGCAAGTCATCATGGATACATTACGGGGTCGCTTCAATTACGAGAAAGGGGAGGCCGACCTTCCTGATCTCGCGATGACCGCTCAGGAGTTGATCGATGCTCGACGAATTTGGATCGTGGCGTGCGGCACATCATGGCACTCTGGGTTGGTCGGGAAGTACTTGTTCGAAGAAATGATTCGGAAACCCGTTCAAGTCGATATTGGGTCAGAGTTTCGCTATCGAGAGCCCATGATACAAAAGGATGACCTGTTTATCGCGATCTCCCAGTCAGGAGAGACGGCCGATACGCTGGCGGCAGCACGGGAAGCCAGACGGCATGGGGCCAGGATCTTGTCGATCGTGAATGTGGTGGGGAGTACACTCGCGCGCGAGTCCGATGGGATCATTTACACACGGTGCGGTCCTGAAATTAGTGTGGCCTCAACCAAGGCGTTTACCGGGCAAGTCCTGGCTCTCTATTTATTGGCTCTTCATGTTGGACGAGTCCGGGAGGTCTTGAGCGCGGAAGAAGGGCGATGGTGGTTGGATCAATACACCGCGCTTCCCGGTCGAGTCGAAACCACGCTGAAACAGGAATCGGAAATCAAGCGAATCGCTGAACGATACTTTAGGAAAAGTAATTTTTTGTACTTAGGTCGTGGGATTAACTATCCGATTGCACTGGAAGGGGCTTTAAAGCTCAAAGAAATCTCGTATATCCATGCCGAAGGCTATGCCGCTGGCGAGATGAAACACGGGCCCATCGCCCTCGTCGATGAAGATATGCCTGTGGTTGTCTTAGCGCCTCGAGATCGGCTCTACGAAAAAACGGTGAATAATCTGATGGAAGTGCGGGCACGTAGCGCTCCGGTGATCGCTTTTGGGTTCGACGGAGACACCGAATTGCACCGTGTCGCGGAAGTCGTGGTTCCAATCCCTAACGTGCATCCCTTACTCACGCCGATTTTGTTCGGTGTGTCTTTACAATTATTGGCCTATCATATCGCGGTATTACGTGGGTTGGATGTCGACCGGCCTCGAAATTTGGCCAAAAGTGTCACGGTCGAATAA